A section of the Humulus lupulus chromosome 2, drHumLupu1.1, whole genome shotgun sequence genome encodes:
- the LOC133819566 gene encoding GPN-loop GTPase QQT2, whose product MEIDSDVNKMNIKSAEDGSTSMPMESQDDSTNPAKGKEKEELSDCMGKLHIEGSSSGEKGASSSHFKKKPVIIIVVGMAGSGKTTFLNRLVYHTHVSNYRGYVINLDPAVMTLPFGANIDIRDTVRYKEVMKQFNLGPNGGILTSLNLFATKFDEVVSVIERRADELDYVLVDTPGQIEIFTWSASGAIITEAFASTFPTVVTYVVDTPRSSSPVTFMSNMLYACSILYKTRLPLVLAFNKIDVAQHQFALEWMEDFEAFQAAINADDSYSSTLTQSLSLVLDEFYKNLRSVGVSAVSGAGMDDFFKAIEASSAEYMETYKADLDKRRSEKQRLEEERRKENMDKLRKDMEKSNGETVVLSTGLKNKEETSKVMMDEENEEVDEDFELFSEDEDAIDEDEDEEVSRFSF is encoded by the exons ATGGAAATTGATAGTGATGTTAACAAGATGAATATAAAATCAGCGGAGGATGGTAGCACTTCGATGCCAATGGAGTCCCAAGACGACTCTACTAATCCG GCAAAAGGTAAAGAAAAGGAAGAACTCAGTGACTGCATGGGAAAACTACACATTGAGGGTTCATCTTCTGGGGAGAAAGGAGCTTCTTCAAGTCATTTTAAGAAGAAACCGGTCATAATTATTGTTGTTGGGATGGCAG GGAGTggaaaaacaacatttcttaatAGATTGGTCTACCACACACATGTTTCTAACTATCGGGGTTATGTCATCAACCTTGACCCTGCTGTGATGACCCTCCCATTCGGTGCAAACATTGATATTAGAGATACCGTTCGCTACAAGGAAGTCATGAAGCAATTTAATCTTGGACCCAATGGTGGAATTCTTACTTCACTTAACTTGTTTGCTACTAAGTTTGATGAG GTAGTCTCAGTTATTGAGAGACGAGCAGATGAGCTTGATTATGTACTTGTAGACACTCCTGGTCAGATTGAGATATTCACCTGGTCTGCTTCTGGTGCAATCATCACCGAAGCTTTTGCTTCTACATTTCCTACTGTGGTCACATATGTAGTTGACACACCCCGCTCGTCTAGCCCAGTAACTTTTATGAGCAATATGCTTTATGCTTGTAGTATACTTTACAAGACACGGTTGCCTCTTGTGCTCGCATTTAACAAGATCGATGTGGCTCAACATCAATTTGCTTTAGAG TGGATGGAAGATTTTGAAGCATTTCAAGCTGCAATAAATGCAGATGACTCTTACTCCTCAACTTTAACCCAGAGCCTCTCCCTTGTACTGGATGAGTTTTATAAGAATTTACGTTCTGTAGGTGTATCTGCAGTTTCTGGTGCTGGAATGGATGACTTTTTTAAGGCAATAGAAGCAAGTTCTGCAGAGTATATGGAAACTTATAA GGCTGATCTTGACAAGAGACGTTCAGAGAAGCAGCGGTTGGAGGAAGAGCGGAGGAAGGAGAATATGGATAAACTGAGGAAGGATATGGAGAAGTCCAACGGTGAAACTGTGGTTTTAAGCACTGGTTTGAAAAACAAAGAAGAGACCAGTAAAGTCATGATGgatgaagaaaatgaagaagtAGATGAGGATTTTGAGTTATTTTCTGAAGATGAGGATGCTATAGATGAGGATGAAGATGAAGAGGTTTCTCGGTTCTCATTTTAG